The nucleotide window CGCCGGCTTCCCGATGGCGGTGCTCAGCGTGCTGCTCACGGTCGTCGCCGTCCACCTCGGGCGGCGGGGGCTGGACACCGACCGCCGCTGGCTCGTCGTGGCGATCGGCGTCGTCGGTCTCGCGTGGAACGTCGGCGCGGCGTTCCTCCTCGGCGTGCTCGCGGACGCCGTTGCCCGACGGCTCGGGTAACCGTCTTACCCGACGCGGACGCAGATCCGGACATGGAGACGTGGGCACGACTCTTCGAACGGGCGACGGCGGTCGAGGTAGATCAGGACGACGTGACGACCGCCCTCCAGGAGCGTCGCGATGAGTGACCGGCGGGAACGGTCACCGGAACGGGGGGTAAGCGACGGGCCGGACCCCTCACCGGCGCGCGTCGTCGCGGACGCGGACGTGCTCGCGGCCGACCTGCTGGTCGGCGGCGCTGCGCGGGAGGCGCTGGATCACCTCCGACGACACTCGTGGACGACGCTCGTCGCGAGTGACCCGGTGCTGGCGGACGCCGAGGCCGTCGTGGCTGACCTGGCCGACGCGTCGCTCGCGGCGGACTGGCGCGAGCGCGTCGAGGCCTGGCGCGAGTCGGTCGACCACCCGGCGGACGACCACCCGGCGCTCGCCTCGGCGTACCGGGGCGGCGCGATGCACGTCCTCTCGTTCGACGAGCGACTCACCGGCTCGCGAGCGGCCGTGGGGCTGAACGACCGCTTCCCGGTGAGCGTCCGCGAGCCGAAGGTGTTCGCGACGCTGTTCGACGCGGAGAGTCTCTACGAGGAGGTGGTTGGCGAGGACTACCCGGGACCGGACGGAGACCCTCGGAAATAGCTGACAGGCGGCGCTTTTGGATACCCGCGCCGGTGCGCTGCACACCCGCCTCGGCCGGCTCGGGGTTCCGGTTACGTCACGGGGGCGCTGGTCCCGGCTTCGGATAAGAAGGTTCGTCCGTCGGTTCCGGCGATGCTTGGGCAGGCGACGATTGTCGGGACTTGTCGAGAATACCGTGAGAGCCAACCCCCGATCAGTTCGGCCAAGCGTCGCGCGAGGAGAAGCCGGTCGAACGCACCGCCGGTCGTTCGACCTTCCATCGGCCCCTATCGCTCGGCGAGCCACGCCGAGACGGTCACCTCGCTATGCTCGGTGTTGCGACTCGTCTACGTTCAGTCGCTGCGCTCCTGAAACCACTCGGCGAACTTCTCCAGTGCCCGACCGCGGTGGGAGACCGCGTTCTTCTCCTCGGCGTTCATCTCCGCGAACGTCCTCCCGTCGTGCTCGAAGATGGGGTCGTAGCCGAAGCCGCCGTCGCCGCGGGGTTCCACGATCCGACCGCGGACGGTGCCGGTGAACAGTTTGACCGGGAGCGCCCGCCCCTCCTGTTCGTCCCGCTCGGCGCCCGTGGCCGCGGCGGCGACGCGGTCGTCGCGGTCGACCGGGTCGGGGGTCGCGTCGAACTCGTCGCCGTCGCAGTAGGCCAGCGTGCAGTCGAACGCGGCCCGGCGCTCGTCGTCGAGTTCCCTGGCGGCGAGTCGCTGGACGGCCCCGACGCCGAGGGTGTCCTCCACGAACGCGGAGTACGGGCCGGGGAAGCCGTCGAAGCCGTCGATGAACAGCCCCGCGTCGTCGACGAGGACCGGTTCGCCGGCGTGGCGGTACGCCTCGCGGGCGCCGTGGGCGGCGATGGGACCGAGGTCGTCGGCCTGCACCTCGGTGTAGTCGAAGTCCAGCTGTTCGACGCCGTCGCCGAGGTACTCGCGGGCCTCGCGCACCTTCCCGTCGTTCGTCGTGACGTACCGGAGCATCCGTAGGCTGGCATCGGAGGGCGCGGTGTTAGCCGCGTCGATACTCAGGCGCGGAAGCCGGGCGGACGTACGAGTCGGGGGCCGGGACGGGACCGTGGCGAGCGAGCGACGGGAGTGCGGCGAGTTCGGTCACGCCCGCGAACCTTTTATTATCGCCACCCGACGCCACGGGTGTACCATGTCCCGCGAGCCTCCGGCGGACCGCGAGGCGGCCGTCGGCGACCCCGTGGTTCGGGGCGACCCCGAGATCACGGGCGAGCGCGCCGACACGGCCGTGGGGTTCGACCCGGAGGACGAGGAGAGCCTCGCCGAGGCGGCCGAGACGGTCGCACGCTTCGCCACCGACGAGGTCGGCGACGACGACAACGTGCTCATGCTCCGCGGCGCGGCCGCGTGTGCGGCCCTCGTCAGGGGGACCGGCTCGTACAAGGCCGCCGCGGAGCGCGCGAGCGAACACACCGACGAGGGGGTCGACGTGCCCGTCTCGTTCATCCGGAAGTGGGCGCGCGTCCACGACCTCCCGCAGGCCATCCGCCGACACGTCGCCCGCGGGGAACTGGCGCCCACCGCCGCGAAACACATCGCCCGGACCGCCGGCGAGGCCCGGTTCGCGCTCGCCTGGGCGGCGCTCGACGCCGACCTCACCGTCAGGGAGATCCGCTCGCTCGCCTCCGACGTGAACGACGGGACGCCCGCCGAGGCCGCGCTCCGGAGCCAGGGCATCCCGCTCGGCCGCATCGAGGTCGACCTCCCGTTCGAGACGTACCGACTGCTCCGCGCGCAGGCGTCCCTCGAGAACCGCGACCCCGGCGAGGTGCTCGCCGAAGCGCTCGACGTCTACCGATCCGAGTAGTCGCTCGCACCCCTGACCGTTATCCGTTCTCCTGACCGCCATCCGTCCTCCTCGTCGTTGGCAGCCGACGGTACGCGTCCGAGGTGATCGTTCGGGCCGGAGTCGCCGATGACCGGTGGCGTTCGTGCAAGCTCGGGGACGGTGCCCGGGGAACGACCGACCGGGAACTGGGAGCCGGCCCTTGCCGTTGCAACCCCAACCAGTACCGCGGTTCCCGCTCGCGTTCGTGTGCATGCAAACAGTCTTCCACCTCATCACCGGCGACCCGGACCAGCAGCAGACGGCGCTGACCCTCGCGGAGAACCTCTCGGAGGACGACACCGTCGACATGGACGACATCGTCGTGCTGGCCCAGGCCGACGGCATCGAACCGGTCAGGGCCGGCGGTTCCGACGCGGACCGCGTGAAGTCGCTCCAGGAGAAGGGGATCGCCTTCAGCGCCTGCGGTAACACCCTCGAGATGAAAGGGATGGAGGAGTCCGACCTCGTCGACGACGTCGACGTGGTTCCCTCGGGGGTCGGGGAGCTCACCCGCCTGCAGGACGAGGGGTACGCGTACATCAGGCCTTAGGGTCGGGAGGCCGTCTTCCCGGCCGTGACCGACTTCGACCTCGTCGTGCTCGGCGGAGGAACCGGCAATCTCGTCGCGGCCGAGGCCGTCGAGGCGGGACTCGACGTCGCGCTCGTCGAACGGGGCCGCCTCGGCGGAACCTGCCTCAACCGGGGCTGCAACCCCTCGAAGAAGCTCATCCACC belongs to Halorarum halophilum and includes:
- a CDS encoding non-canonical purine NTP pyrophosphatase; protein product: MLRYVTTNDGKVREAREYLGDGVEQLDFDYTEVQADDLGPIAAHGAREAYRHAGEPVLVDDAGLFIDGFDGFPGPYSAFVEDTLGVGAVQRLAARELDDERRAAFDCTLAYCDGDEFDATPDPVDRDDRVAAAATGAERDEQEGRALPVKLFTGTVRGRIVEPRGDGGFGYDPIFEHDGRTFAEMNAEEKNAVSHRGRALEKFAEWFQERSD
- a CDS encoding DsrE family protein encodes the protein MQTVFHLITGDPDQQQTALTLAENLSEDDTVDMDDIVVLAQADGIEPVRAGGSDADRVKSLQEKGIAFSACGNTLEMKGMEESDLVDDVDVVPSGVGELTRLQDEGYAYIRP
- a CDS encoding DUF7384 family protein is translated as MSDRRERSPERGVSDGPDPSPARVVADADVLAADLLVGGAAREALDHLRRHSWTTLVASDPVLADAEAVVADLADASLAADWRERVEAWRESVDHPADDHPALASAYRGGAMHVLSFDERLTGSRAAVGLNDRFPVSVREPKVFATLFDAESLYEEVVGEDYPGPDGDPRK
- a CDS encoding DUF7119 family protein: MSREPPADREAAVGDPVVRGDPEITGERADTAVGFDPEDEESLAEAAETVARFATDEVGDDDNVLMLRGAAACAALVRGTGSYKAAAERASEHTDEGVDVPVSFIRKWARVHDLPQAIRRHVARGELAPTAAKHIARTAGEARFALAWAALDADLTVREIRSLASDVNDGTPAEAALRSQGIPLGRIEVDLPFETYRLLRAQASLENRDPGEVLAEALDVYRSE